The genomic stretch CCAAAAACATTAGTGCCGGGCTAGGAAAGGGGTCACCGGCATTAGCCCTCCAACGTTCAAGTCGGTCACCGAAATAGTAGAAAGACGATAAAGAACTATAGCACCAATAGAAGCTTAAGCACAAATAACGCATACCTCTGTCAGTGCATGAACCCTCCTTTATATAGTATTCTAGTAGCATATGTGCTTGCCTCTCAAGGCACGTGCACGTTCTCCCATCTGTCTTATGAAAAGATATATCAGGAAAGTGCCACTGATATCATTTCTTAATAGAGCATGCAAATCCTTGATAtgatagtagaagcttccgtTGTACTATTTTCCTATTGACCCTATCCAACTGCGGCACCAACTCCCATAAGGATGTAATGAGCTAAGCAAGGGGTCCCACTATTTGGCCGAGTGGGAGAGCCGCTCGATAGAGATTCCCCGCACGATCGATCTCAACTATTCCTCTCCACGATCGCTCGGCTCAATAGGTTGTTCCTCGCGCGATCGGACATGCAATCCGAACAGACTAGCCCTTGTAGGGTCGCCCTAGTTGCGAGCATATGATGTCGTCTTTGTATAATTGTCCTGTCCGAACGAGCGATCTGCTCAGATAAGCCTTTAGGCCGATCGGACCCTCCAGGCCCGCTCAACTAACTTTGTTGACTCTACTGTTTTCGATCTTTGACCGTCTTAAATTTGACCTCCACATCGACTGTTATTTCTGCCTTTGACTCATAGTTGTGAGTTCTCTTTACCGCCAtcaattttcatagaaaacttttACAGGACCGGACCTCCTAAGTTTGCTATCTGATTCACCATTTTTTGCCTATATAAACCCCAATCCACTTATGAAGTTAGAAGGGAAAGAGTAAAGAGTATTACAAGCTTGTTTCAAGTTAAGAAATGGAGATGATTGTATTCTCAATTCCTCTTGTTCTAATTCTCATGTTAATGTCTACCCTCTTGCTAAGGGACGCTAAGAAAAGGCTCTGTGTTTCCAAGTTGAGGCTTCCACCAGGCCCACCAAGGTGGCCGATCGTCGGTAATCTGACACAGCTAGGCCTTCTTCCCCACAAGGACATGGCACTCTTCTGCTCCTCCTACGGCCCGCTTGTCTATCTCCGCCTCGGCACCGTCGACGCCATCACCACCGACGACCCGGCCGTCGTCCGCGAGATCCTCGTCCGGCAGGACGACCTCTTCGCATCCCGCCCGAAGTTGGTGTCCGGCTTCCAGTTGAGCTATGGCGGTAGGGATGTCGCCTTCGCTCCGATGGGCCCTCAATGGAAGCGACTGCGCCGGATCTGCGTTGAGCACCTCCTCACCGCCAGGCGCTTCGAGTCTTTCGCCGGGAACAGGGCTCTGGATGCGCTCCACCTCATGCGCGATGTGCGGGAGAAGGCGTGCAAATGCGAAATAATCGAAGTGAGTCAGGTGCTCGGCGCCTTCACGATGAACAACGTGACGAGGATGCTCCTGGGGAGGCGGTACTTAGGGGTCGGCCTAGCCGAGTCGGCTGAGCTGTTGAGCCTCACGCACCAGTTGTTCTGGCTTCTGGGGTCGGTCTATCCCGGCGACTACCTGCCTTTGTGGAGGTGGCTCGTCGACCCCTTCGTCGGGACGGAGAAAAAGATTAGGGAGGTTTCCCGGAGGTTGGATGGGTTCCTGCAGAGGGTTATTGACGAACACCGGCAAGCCAATGAGGCTAAGAATCTAACAGATTGTGGGCATGGCGCGAACAGGGACTTCGTTGATGTGATGCTCTCCTTGCCAGGGGAGGAAGGGAAGGAGCGGATGGATGATAGGGAGATGAAAGCCATAATACTGGATATATTCGCGGGGGCGACTGATACTTCTGCGGTGGCAAGCGAGTGGGCGATGGCGGAGTCGATCAAGAACCCAAAGGTTCTGGAGCGGGCACAGGAGGAACTAGACAGAGTAGTCGGACGGGATCGTATGGTGCAAGAATCCCACTTGAGAGATCTGAATTACCTCCGGTGCATCGTCCGGGAAACCTTCCGGATGCACCCTCCGGGGCCGCTTCTGATTCAGCACGAGTCCACACAGGCCACCGAGCTCATGGGGTACGGCATCCCGGCGAAGACGCGGGTGTTCATCAACGCATACGCTTTGGGGAGGAACAATCGCGTGTGGGGGGACGACGCAGAAGAGTTCCGTCCAGAAAGGCACTTTCCGGCAGATGGGGAGCGGGTCGAGATTATCCACAGGGGTGAGCTCGAGATCTTACCCTTCGGCGCGGGGAAAAGGAAGTGTCCCGGAACGACGGTTGGAACGACGATGGTGCTGTTGGCCCTCGCAAATCTCTTCCATGGCTTCGACTGGGAGGTGCCGGAGGAGATCGATATGGAAGAGGCGTTCGGCTTGACCCTTCGCAAAGAGAAGCCGCTACGGGCCATGGCGCGGCCACGTTTGGCGCCTTCCCTGTTCAGTGACCAgcgaaataaataatataaaaataataataaaggacgGAAAGTTTGTGACAAAGCTTTAATCACAATGTTTAACTTTGGATGTAATTTTCAGgtctaaaatattttatttccactccttataaataaaattttatttactttattttttttcatacaaatattattatctaattatccctcaaattttttaaatataaaaaaaataaaaaataaatattcctcttaaattcagtattttaaattataatcaagtatatttttttataaaaattactcCTCatgttttttaaatataaaaagtctaaaaatgaatataattcttattaaattcagcattttaaactatattttttttatcaaattaagtATGACTTTTTAATTATGTCTCAGatttttttagatataaaaaatctaaaaatgagtataattattcttaaattcagtactttaaattataatcgagtatattttctatcaaaattatccctcatatttttttagtacaaaaagtctaaaaataggTATAATTATGTTAAATTCAACATTTTAAAAtagaatcgaatatattttctatcaaattgaacatGGCTTTTTGcctacttaatataattcctcctaaatttagcatcatttaaagaaaatttaatatatttttcatccaattgggcataatttaaagaaaatctagtatattttctatccaattgaggtAGAAAAAGAGTAATGagtaatttgatagaaaatatactagattctagtttaatgtgctgaatttaagaaaaagtatacttatttttttaacattttatagCTAAAAATATCAGAAATAATTAGGTAAATTAATATCCATGATATTTAATTGgagagtgaaaataaaaatttttgtaaatgaggattatatgtaaaattttatttttattaaggaCTATATGTAGATTTTCCCTACTTAATTAGGGGTTGTACGTAAATTTTACCATAAAATAAATGATATGATGGCATAAGTACGAACGTAAAGCGACTTCCACTAAAATGCAATATCAATtagaaaaatgatatgttcaaggaaaaaaattgaaagaaaaactCAAGAATAGACACATGAAATGATAGggtccacaaaaagtgaaatgatggGTCATGCATTTATGTATCtattcttgagcttttccttgagtttttttccttAAGTATATCATTGCTCTATcaattaagaaaaatgatttgctcaaggaaaaaaactcaaggaaaaGCTCAAGGACAGACACATAAAGTAATGGGAcccataaaaaaaataatgaacataagtttatgtatttattattgaactttttcttaaatttttttcgtTAAGTATATCATTGCTCATCAATAGTATATCATTGCTCATCAATTAATAGTTCTGCATGTGCTCGTCGGGATTCATTCTGTCGAGTGTATCTATTAATTAGTTTCTaaatcaataaaataaataaattatgaatGATTAATAGTAGGTAGATAAGACATATAAAAAGACATACTAACGCatcaaattttaattctaaatcttATATGAAAACATTCTATACCCCAACCCCACCCTGAAAAAACAGTTCTCCTCGTGTAAAATATGAATCGTGACTTTTCTCACAAATTTCATGTCCCAAGCACTAAGAGCCTCGCTATTTTAACTCTGTCCAGTACATTTATTTACTATACCCTTCAAAATTACCCATTAACCAACGTCTTACTACAATCAAATCATATATTCACTGTAAGATTAGTCCTTTCATGGTCTTCTAATCATACCTTCTAAATTATTatttgtgatatatatatatatatatatataaaagcctaattcatttatttatttaatgaaATAATGAAGTCAAGGACATCAAACCATTCAATCTAGAAAAGTTATCATGGTGCCCCCAGGGTGTAGCGCAGACGGTGAGCACATGATATTTCtgacgtaatggccaggggtcgattatTAAGAACTGACGACCTGAGGTTTACCCCGTCATGCGTCTATGACCTGTATACCTGCATgaatctccctccatatccgtggggccggtactaggggggccgctaaggtaacggatctattttttttttttttttgggagaaGTTATCATGGTATCAGAGCTCTCGTCTCAagagttttagatttttttttggtcTTTTGGAGTTTCAGGTCACTGCAAATTAAAAGCTTAGTCTGGCTTGATCAGTATTTTAGTTGAGGTTGCTCGATATTTTGGAAAGAGAAAGCTCACTATTCTGGTAAATTTTTTTCTTGAAGTCATATTGGAGTTGCTTGTCTCTTTCTTGTGTTCTTCTTGCCTGCTAAAATGACGGGAAGCAATTCTGAGTTGAGTGTGAAATTTATGGGAAAAAATTATTCAACATGGAAATTTCAATTTCGATTATTGGTTATTAGAAAAAAATTGTAAGGACATATTGATAGCACTAATTCAACTCCTACATATGCCACTCGATTAGTCCAATGGAAGATTAAAGATATTATA from Zingiber officinale cultivar Zhangliang chromosome 5B, Zo_v1.1, whole genome shotgun sequence encodes the following:
- the LOC121984179 gene encoding cytochrome P450 703A2-like, which codes for MEMIVFSIPLVLILMLMSTLLLRDAKKRLCVSKLRLPPGPPRWPIVGNLTQLGLLPHKDMALFCSSYGPLVYLRLGTVDAITTDDPAVVREILVRQDDLFASRPKLVSGFQLSYGGRDVAFAPMGPQWKRLRRICVEHLLTARRFESFAGNRALDALHLMRDVREKACKCEIIEVSQVLGAFTMNNVTRMLLGRRYLGVGLAESAELLSLTHQLFWLLGSVYPGDYLPLWRWLVDPFVGTEKKIREVSRRLDGFLQRVIDEHRQANEAKNLTDCGHGANRDFVDVMLSLPGEEGKERMDDREMKAIILDIFAGATDTSAVASEWAMAESIKNPKVLERAQEELDRVVGRDRMVQESHLRDLNYLRCIVRETFRMHPPGPLLIQHESTQATELMGYGIPAKTRVFINAYALGRNNRVWGDDAEEFRPERHFPADGERVEIIHRGELEILPFGAGKRKCPGTTVGTTMVLLALANLFHGFDWEVPEEIDMEEAFGLTLRKEKPLRAMARPRLAPSLFSDQRNK